In one Streptomyces venezuelae genomic region, the following are encoded:
- a CDS encoding helix-turn-helix domain-containing protein, translated as MTTAVLTVDQVASRLGISRWKVHDLIRSRELASFKIGRCRRISESAVNAYVSLRTEQEAA; from the coding sequence GTGACAACGGCTGTGCTCACCGTGGACCAGGTCGCCTCACGTCTCGGCATCAGCCGCTGGAAGGTCCACGACCTGATCCGTTCCCGCGAACTCGCCTCTTTCAAGATCGGCCGTTGCCGACGCATCAGCGAAAGCGCAGTCAATGCGTACGTGTCCCTCCGCACCGAACAGGAAGCTGCCTGA
- a CDS encoding NUDIX domain-containing protein → MARTEYYDDPNAPKPNSMVVAASAVVTDEQGRILLQRRRDNDLWALPGGGMDLADSLPGTAVREVKEETGLDVEITGLVGTYTDPKHIIEYTDGEVRRQFNVCFTARTVSGQLAISNESTELRFVRAEELEELPMHHTQRLRLRHFLERRERPYLG, encoded by the coding sequence ATGGCGCGCACCGAGTACTACGACGACCCGAACGCCCCGAAGCCGAACAGCATGGTTGTAGCGGCCTCAGCGGTCGTCACCGACGAACAGGGGCGCATCCTGCTTCAACGCCGCCGGGACAACGACCTTTGGGCGTTGCCAGGAGGCGGCATGGACCTCGCCGACTCCCTGCCCGGCACGGCGGTCCGCGAGGTCAAGGAGGAGACCGGCCTCGACGTCGAGATCACGGGCCTGGTCGGCACGTACACCGACCCGAAGCACATCATCGAGTACACGGACGGCGAGGTCCGGCGACAGTTCAACGTCTGCTTCACCGCTCGCACCGTCAGTGGTCAGCTCGCGATCTCCAATGAGTCGACCGAACTGCGGTTCGTACGCGCGGAGGAGCTTGAGGAACTGCCGATGCACCACACGCAGCGACTCAGGCTCCGCCACTTCTTGGAGCGCCGTGAGCGCCCGTATCTGGGCTGA
- a CDS encoding SSI family serine proteinase inhibitor, whose amino-acid sequence MLRRIALTAAASVAALSALPATAHATADITASPSAPTDRLTITVADSGGAGDGTYELNCHPTGGTHPDAAKACERLQEVTVWGTDPFAPVPKDAMCTMQYGGPATAHVTGTWQGRPVDATYDRSNGCEISRWDGLVPVLPAASA is encoded by the coding sequence ATGTTGCGTCGTATCGCCCTCACCGCCGCCGCCTCCGTCGCCGCGCTGTCCGCACTCCCCGCCACCGCGCACGCCACCGCCGACATCACCGCGTCCCCCTCCGCTCCCACCGACCGCCTCACCATCACGGTCGCCGACTCGGGCGGCGCGGGCGACGGGACGTACGAGCTGAACTGCCACCCGACGGGCGGCACGCACCCGGACGCGGCGAAGGCGTGCGAGCGGCTCCAGGAAGTGACCGTGTGGGGGACCGACCCGTTCGCGCCCGTGCCCAAGGACGCGATGTGCACGATGCAGTACGGCGGACCCGCCACCGCGCACGTCACGGGGACCTGGCAGGGCCGGCCCGTCGACGCGACGTACGACCGCAGCAACGGCTGCGAGATCTCGCGGTGGGACGGTCTCGTACCGGTGCTGCCCGCGGCCTCCGCGTGA
- a CDS encoding XRE family transcriptional regulator, which produces MQNERLRAVMAAGGWTYAGLAKAVEVDPKSVERWVNLGRTPRRATALEAAEALGEDVHALWPALRQARAARAISPELVALYEQRADLPVSAFVDMMTQARERIDVLVYAAVFLHEAYPRLNDLLRERAAEGCSVRIAVGDAESPNVQARGQEERFGHGIESRCRLALMHYRPLVGVSGIEIRTHETTLYNSLYRADDQLLVNAHVWGANAYGAPVWHLRRNGEGGMFDTYGQSFDAVWATAKPVQQEE; this is translated from the coding sequence ATGCAGAACGAGAGACTACGAGCCGTCATGGCGGCCGGAGGATGGACGTACGCCGGACTCGCTAAGGCCGTTGAGGTCGACCCCAAGTCGGTTGAGCGGTGGGTGAATCTGGGCCGTACGCCGCGCCGTGCCACCGCCTTGGAGGCAGCTGAAGCCCTAGGAGAAGACGTGCACGCACTCTGGCCGGCGCTTCGCCAGGCCCGCGCCGCCCGCGCGATCAGCCCGGAACTCGTCGCCCTCTACGAACAACGGGCCGACCTCCCCGTATCCGCGTTCGTCGACATGATGACCCAGGCCCGTGAACGCATCGACGTTCTGGTCTACGCGGCCGTCTTCCTGCACGAGGCGTACCCGCGGCTCAACGATCTGCTGCGCGAACGAGCCGCCGAGGGCTGTTCCGTACGCATCGCAGTAGGCGACGCCGAAAGCCCGAACGTCCAAGCGCGCGGCCAGGAGGAGCGGTTCGGGCACGGCATCGAGTCCCGGTGCCGACTGGCCCTCATGCACTACCGACCTCTCGTCGGGGTATCCGGCATCGAGATAAGGACCCACGAAACGACGCTCTACAACTCCTTGTACCGGGCCGACGACCAACTACTGGTCAACGCCCACGTCTGGGGAGCGAACGCGTACGGTGCGCCGGTGTGGCACCTCCGCCGTAACGGGGAAGGCGGCATGTTCGACACCTACGGGCAGAGCTTCGACGCGGTCTGGGCGACGGCGAAGCCGGTACAGCAGGAGGAGTGA
- a CDS encoding DUF2797 domain-containing protein — MEWRCAGLGWPDGRPVLRWDGGRRSVLAYGRDIGFRAVGERRCVGARGNPCPLRAVVPGPATQARCPECARLDRAFSVAADGVPDDPRTYRVYLAWFGAGLVKVGITAEERGAGRLLEQGAVAFCWLGHGPLMAARRTEELLRAALGVPDRVPYARKRGLRGALPAWPEREKELAELHERAVALGGWAEALERVPFDAVDHAGAFGLDARGGPAATGGVVRELVDGGAVAGRLVAAAGPDLHLEVTGGGVLVVDTRVLVGWELAPADAGAGVTVPVRAVDVVGGGAEQDGLF; from the coding sequence GTGGAGTGGCGTTGTGCGGGGCTCGGGTGGCCGGACGGGCGGCCCGTGCTGCGGTGGGACGGTGGGCGGCGCAGCGTTCTCGCGTACGGGCGGGACATCGGGTTCCGGGCCGTCGGGGAGCGGCGGTGCGTGGGGGCGCGGGGGAATCCGTGTCCGCTGCGGGCCGTCGTGCCGGGACCGGCGACTCAGGCGCGCTGCCCGGAGTGCGCGCGGCTCGACCGGGCGTTCTCGGTGGCGGCGGACGGGGTGCCCGACGATCCGCGGACGTACCGGGTCTACCTCGCGTGGTTCGGTGCCGGGCTCGTGAAGGTGGGGATCACGGCGGAGGAGCGGGGCGCGGGGCGGCTTCTGGAGCAGGGGGCCGTGGCGTTCTGCTGGCTGGGGCACGGGCCGCTGATGGCGGCACGGCGTACGGAGGAGCTGCTGCGGGCGGCGCTCGGGGTGCCGGACCGGGTGCCGTACGCCCGCAAGCGCGGGCTCCGGGGGGCGCTGCCCGCGTGGCCGGAGCGGGAGAAGGAGCTCGCGGAGCTGCATGAGCGGGCGGTGGCGCTCGGCGGGTGGGCGGAGGCGCTGGAGCGGGTGCCGTTCGATGCCGTCGACCACGCGGGGGCGTTCGGGCTCGATGCCCGGGGCGGTCCGGCGGCGACGGGCGGCGTGGTGCGGGAGCTGGTCGACGGCGGGGCGGTCGCGGGGCGGTTGGTCGCGGCGGCCGGGCCCGACCTGCACCTGGAGGTGACGGGCGGGGGCGTGCTGGTGGTCGACACGCGGGTGCTCGTGGGGTGGGAGCTGGCCCCGGCCGACGCGGGGGCGGGGGTGACCGTTCCGGTGCGGGCCGTGGACGTCGTGGGCGGGGGTGCCGAGCAGGACGGGCTGTTCTGA
- a CDS encoding antibiotic biosynthesis monooxygenase family protein, translating into MSDHATGPVGPFEPPYYSVVFSSVRTEGDNGYGETADRMDELVADVPGFLGTESARTPGGLGITVSYFRDEAAIKAWRGNLEHRAAQRRGREDWYEKYVLHVAKVERSHGFVRE; encoded by the coding sequence ATGAGTGATCACGCCACAGGTCCTGTCGGGCCCTTCGAACCGCCCTACTACTCCGTCGTCTTCTCCTCCGTGCGTACCGAGGGGGACAACGGCTACGGCGAGACCGCCGACCGCATGGACGAACTCGTCGCGGACGTACCCGGTTTCCTCGGCACCGAGTCGGCCCGCACGCCCGGCGGGCTCGGCATCACCGTCTCGTACTTCCGCGACGAGGCGGCCATCAAGGCCTGGCGCGGCAACCTGGAGCACCGTGCGGCCCAGCGCCGCGGGCGCGAGGACTGGTACGAGAAGTACGTCCTGCACGTCGCCAAGGTCGAGAGGAGCCACGGCTTTGTGCGGGAGTAG
- a CDS encoding replication initiator has protein sequence MRRHLDLHHVLSPGLRDLIDLANTDNFGRVTEQVRDLRGCTNPVNLHGWTVTTDQTTNEVVRSYRSEDEPTGRLLTTCGNRRSSRCPTCSRVYAADTYHLIKAGLSGGKNVAETVRDHPRAFVTLTAPSFGPVHNRKTDPAGKPRPCACGSHHAEDAPELGTPLHPSTYDYTGAVLWNAHAGQLWARFTIYLRRALAAHLGMTQEALRTGLRISFAKVAEYQKRGLVHFHAVIRFDGPSGHTSTPPPWATFDALHVAVGLAVRRARLIVESDAIGERVMTWGERFKVDPITALGDGELTDAKVAGYVAKYATKNAEGAGTVDRTLVCRPCKGRGYVRGPDGFRDLCADCDGTGQAERIKALPIQHHARQMIRTAWDLGHLPEFAHLKLWKWAHMLGFRGHFSSKSRAYSTTLGALRDVRRAWRLARAEAARVRDDLPADDENTTLVTASSWTYLSSGYRPGEQLLAAQVRHDMDHARRCKHEGLVPA, from the coding sequence ATGCGCCGCCACCTCGACCTGCACCACGTGCTCAGCCCCGGCCTGCGAGACCTGATCGACCTGGCCAACACCGACAACTTCGGCCGCGTCACCGAACAAGTCCGCGACCTGCGCGGCTGCACCAACCCCGTCAACCTCCACGGATGGACAGTCACCACCGACCAGACGACCAACGAAGTCGTCCGCTCCTACCGCTCCGAGGACGAACCGACCGGACGCCTCCTCACCACCTGCGGCAACCGCCGCTCCTCCCGCTGCCCCACCTGCTCACGGGTGTACGCCGCCGACACCTACCACCTGATCAAAGCCGGACTCTCGGGCGGCAAGAACGTCGCCGAGACCGTCCGCGACCACCCCCGCGCCTTCGTCACCCTCACCGCCCCCTCCTTCGGACCGGTCCACAACCGCAAGACCGACCCGGCGGGCAAGCCCCGCCCCTGCGCCTGCGGCTCCCACCACGCCGAAGACGCCCCAGAACTCGGCACACCGCTGCACCCGTCCACCTACGACTACACCGGCGCCGTGCTCTGGAACGCCCACGCAGGACAGCTCTGGGCACGCTTCACGATCTACCTCCGCCGGGCCCTGGCCGCCCATCTCGGCATGACACAAGAAGCACTCAGGACCGGCCTGCGCATCTCCTTCGCCAAGGTCGCCGAGTACCAGAAGCGCGGCCTGGTCCACTTCCACGCCGTGATCCGCTTCGACGGCCCCAGCGGCCACACGAGCACCCCGCCCCCGTGGGCCACCTTCGACGCCCTGCACGTCGCCGTCGGCCTGGCGGTCCGGCGCGCTCGGCTCATCGTCGAGTCCGACGCCATCGGCGAACGGGTCATGACCTGGGGCGAACGATTCAAGGTCGACCCCATCACCGCCCTCGGTGACGGCGAACTGACGGACGCCAAAGTCGCCGGATACGTCGCCAAGTACGCCACCAAGAACGCTGAAGGCGCGGGCACCGTGGACCGCACCCTCGTCTGCCGCCCCTGCAAGGGACGCGGCTACGTACGCGGCCCCGACGGCTTCCGCGACCTGTGCGCCGACTGCGACGGGACCGGGCAGGCCGAACGCATCAAGGCACTCCCCATCCAGCACCACGCCCGCCAGATGATCCGCACCGCCTGGGACCTCGGTCACCTGCCGGAGTTCGCCCACCTCAAGCTCTGGAAGTGGGCCCACATGCTCGGCTTCCGCGGCCACTTCTCCAGCAAGTCCCGTGCCTACTCCACCACCCTCGGCGCCCTGCGCGACGTACGCCGAGCCTGGCGCCTCGCTCGGGCGGAAGCTGCCCGCGTGCGCGACGACCTGCCCGCCGACGACGAGAACACCACCCTCGTCACCGCCTCCTCATGGACGTACCTCAGCAGTGGCTATCGCCCTGGTGAACAGCTCCTCGCCGCTCAGGTCCGCCACGACATGGACCACGCCCGACGCTGCAAGCACGAAGGGTTGGTGCCCGCGTGA
- a CDS encoding DUF2637 domain-containing protein, protein MTEDRITQRTITAVMIVIAALAFVFSFGNVWSLALRLGVPAPIAPLIAPMVDLSVVGLLVALRYLSLRGIPPEQTTAATRLMHVSGLLTLALNIAEPIAAEHYGRAAVDAVAPLLLLGWGAVGPQLLRCFHAVASETAAPATETPTGPVPAPTPAAPADDQEPAPQPSQPEPSTTPAPAAPALKVPEPLLTEARSIAASHRAETGEPITAAQLKMRLAIGLPMATALHAAL, encoded by the coding sequence ATGACTGAGGACCGCATCACTCAGCGCACCATCACCGCCGTAATGATCGTGATCGCCGCCCTGGCATTCGTCTTCTCCTTCGGCAACGTCTGGTCCCTGGCCCTGCGCCTGGGCGTCCCCGCCCCCATCGCCCCGCTCATCGCACCGATGGTGGACCTGTCCGTGGTCGGCCTCCTCGTGGCCCTGCGCTACCTCTCCCTTCGCGGCATCCCGCCCGAGCAGACGACGGCCGCCACACGCCTCATGCACGTCTCTGGCCTGCTGACCCTGGCCCTCAACATCGCCGAACCCATCGCCGCCGAGCACTACGGCCGTGCCGCAGTCGACGCCGTGGCCCCACTGCTGCTCCTCGGCTGGGGAGCCGTCGGCCCGCAGCTCCTCCGCTGCTTCCACGCGGTCGCGAGCGAGACCGCCGCACCGGCCACGGAAACCCCCACGGGCCCCGTCCCGGCGCCCACGCCTGCGGCCCCCGCTGACGACCAGGAACCCGCCCCCCAGCCCAGTCAGCCCGAGCCCTCGACCACGCCCGCACCGGCCGCCCCCGCGCTGAAGGTCCCCGAACCGCTGCTGACCGAAGCGCGCTCCATCGCCGCATCGCACCGCGCCGAGACCGGCGAGCCCATCACCGCGGCTCAGCTCAAGATGCGCCTGGCCATCGGGCTGCCCATGGCCACCGCCCTCCACGCCGCCCTGTAG
- a CDS encoding amidohydrolase family protein produces MCGSSEGAEAEAEADAVAVRRVWERLGLPGLIDVHTHFMPDRVLRKVWAYFDSFGAPGTVEWPITYRHEEERRVALLGEFGVRAFTSMLYPHKAGMAEWLNGWAADFARRTPGCLHTATFFPEPGVDRYVREAVEAGARVFKSHVQVGGYDPNDPLLEPVWGLLAEAGIPVVMHCGSGPEPGKHTGPEPVAALLARHPRLPLVVAHMGMPEYAEFFALAERYEEVRLDTTMAFTDFSEGLMPFPARERGRLADLAGKVLLGSDFPNIPYPYAHQLESLERLGLGDAWLRGVLYGNAARVFGVE; encoded by the coding sequence TTGTGCGGGAGTAGCGAGGGCGCGGAAGCCGAGGCCGAGGCTGACGCCGTCGCCGTGCGGCGGGTCTGGGAGCGGCTCGGGCTGCCCGGACTCATCGACGTACACACGCACTTCATGCCGGATCGCGTGCTGCGGAAGGTGTGGGCGTACTTCGACTCCTTCGGGGCGCCGGGCACCGTCGAGTGGCCCATCACCTACCGGCACGAGGAGGAGCGGCGGGTCGCGCTGCTCGGGGAGTTCGGGGTGCGCGCCTTCACCTCGATGCTGTACCCGCACAAGGCGGGCATGGCGGAGTGGCTCAACGGCTGGGCCGCCGACTTCGCCCGCCGCACGCCCGGCTGTCTGCACACCGCGACGTTCTTCCCGGAGCCGGGCGTCGACCGGTACGTGCGGGAGGCCGTCGAGGCGGGCGCCCGGGTCTTCAAGTCGCATGTGCAGGTGGGCGGGTACGACCCCAACGACCCGCTGCTCGAACCGGTGTGGGGCCTGCTCGCCGAGGCCGGCATCCCCGTGGTCATGCACTGCGGTTCCGGCCCCGAGCCCGGCAAGCACACCGGCCCCGAGCCGGTCGCCGCGCTCCTCGCCCGCCACCCGCGGCTGCCGCTCGTCGTGGCGCACATGGGCATGCCCGAGTACGCCGAGTTCTTCGCCCTCGCCGAGCGGTACGAGGAGGTGCGCCTCGACACGACGATGGCGTTCACCGACTTCAGCGAGGGGCTCATGCCGTTTCCGGCACGGGAGCGGGGCAGGCTCGCCGACCTGGCCGGAAAGGTGCTGCTGGGCAGCGACTTCCCCAACATCCCGTATCCGTACGCGCATCAGCTGGAGTCCCTGGAACGGCTGGGGCTCGGGGACGCGTGGCTGCGCGGGGTGTTGTACGGGAACGCGGCCCGGGTGTTCGGAGTGGAGTGA
- a CDS encoding FtsK/SpoIIIE domain-containing protein codes for MSVQEVFGIAPLVVQLGLAVIAVWAVVWVVRYVRADAMTRQSICQAVRVRWGWKRLAPMLKLSVTDKTPTALASMANTTNRPVKPRVLIPALKVRHDAYGVIARARCLPRVGLEQFQKAAPHLADAWGCTRVAVTQDKPGQVVIRGVRLDPLKIPAEHHPTGEVPDEIARWDLGLDEYAQPVSVDLTQVPGVTVAGLPGFGKTSLINRLICDWAPSPTVQFVCADGKVSTAREGDYAHLVKRMFAFVGDDLEEANALFRRLVDLRRARVSAAERILGVQSMWEVGPSATWPLVVVIIDEAHTYFRDHKGSDPKTKKLAALAAENARLVEDLVKKGRSTGILTILATQKSTGDAIPTFIRDVCPIGLSFAQKTAEAAVAALGEDIREWPDANPINLQDRSYVGVASMNHQSQPGFTRIRTPYVSGKDSAAIAEQTAHLTADPTALLVARLPGLDLTKTDPGDTTPPVAA; via the coding sequence ATGTCCGTGCAGGAGGTGTTCGGCATAGCCCCCCTCGTCGTACAGCTCGGTCTCGCCGTGATCGCCGTGTGGGCCGTGGTGTGGGTGGTCCGCTACGTGCGTGCCGACGCCATGACTCGCCAGTCCATCTGTCAGGCCGTGCGCGTGCGGTGGGGCTGGAAGCGGCTCGCCCCCATGCTGAAGCTGTCGGTCACGGACAAGACGCCGACCGCGCTGGCATCTATGGCCAACACGACCAACAGGCCGGTCAAGCCCCGCGTGCTGATCCCGGCTCTGAAGGTCCGGCACGACGCGTACGGGGTGATCGCTCGGGCGAGGTGCCTGCCCCGTGTCGGTCTCGAACAGTTCCAGAAGGCGGCTCCTCACCTGGCCGACGCCTGGGGCTGCACACGGGTCGCGGTCACCCAGGACAAGCCCGGGCAGGTCGTCATCCGTGGCGTCCGCCTCGACCCGCTGAAGATCCCCGCCGAGCACCACCCCACGGGTGAGGTGCCGGATGAGATCGCCCGGTGGGATCTGGGCCTGGACGAGTACGCGCAACCGGTGTCCGTGGACCTGACCCAGGTGCCCGGCGTGACCGTGGCTGGCCTGCCCGGCTTCGGCAAGACGTCGCTCATCAACCGTCTGATCTGCGATTGGGCACCGTCGCCCACGGTGCAGTTCGTGTGTGCCGACGGCAAGGTGTCGACCGCCCGGGAGGGGGACTACGCCCATCTCGTGAAGCGCATGTTCGCCTTCGTCGGTGACGACCTTGAAGAGGCCAACGCCCTCTTCCGGCGCCTGGTGGACCTGCGCCGAGCCCGCGTCTCGGCCGCCGAACGCATCCTCGGCGTCCAGAGCATGTGGGAGGTCGGCCCGTCCGCAACATGGCCGCTCGTCGTCGTGATCATCGACGAAGCGCACACCTACTTCCGCGACCACAAGGGCAGCGACCCCAAAACGAAAAAGCTCGCCGCCCTCGCCGCCGAGAACGCCCGGCTCGTCGAGGACCTGGTCAAGAAGGGCCGCAGCACGGGCATCCTCACCATTCTCGCCACCCAGAAGTCCACGGGCGACGCCATCCCCACGTTCATCCGCGACGTGTGCCCCATCGGCCTGTCCTTCGCCCAGAAGACCGCAGAAGCGGCCGTCGCCGCCCTCGGCGAGGACATCAGGGAATGGCCCGACGCCAACCCGATCAATCTTCAGGACCGCTCCTACGTCGGCGTGGCCTCCATGAACCACCAGTCGCAACCCGGCTTCACCCGCATCCGCACGCCCTACGTCTCCGGCAAAGACAGCGCGGCCATCGCCGAGCAGACAGCCCACCTCACCGCCGACCCGACCGCCTTGCTCGTCGCCCGCCTCCCCGGCCTCGACCTCACCAAGACGGACCCGGGGGACACCACCCCGCCGGTGGCTGCCTGA
- the xerC gene encoding tyrosine recombinase XerC, with translation MAKPKKNANNEGTIYQRKDGRWEGSAYVLTTDGTYKRRSVYGKTWDEAHEKLTKLKADSLNGMPVATSKMTVSEYLGYWLLNVARGKVRRTTYVNYESLVRNYVTPEFGRKKLVRLTARDIRAFLVKTAATCQCCAQGKDKGRPEHKRRCCALGRCCNKFPSDRTVRFLLVLLRAALQHAVREDELPRNVARNVELGMGTKRSIEPLTVREGRQLLAAARDNRLWAAYELAVRIGLRRGELLGLRWVDVDLHEGVLTVRQALQRVGGELLIVAPKTQRSARRVALPQECVTALRAQRAQQIADRKAAGNNWKGTGHGLVFTTKNGTPIEPRNLNRSFEVLCVRSDVRRVRFHDLRHTCASLLHEQGADARMIMEVLGHSSIRVTMDIYTFVRLDSQRSAFDRVGDALRDDGTGPDDDGGTAGDPVAV, from the coding sequence ATGGCCAAGCCCAAGAAGAATGCCAACAACGAGGGCACCATCTACCAGCGCAAAGACGGGCGTTGGGAGGGCAGCGCGTACGTACTCACGACTGACGGCACGTACAAGCGACGCAGCGTCTACGGCAAGACCTGGGACGAAGCACACGAGAAGCTGACCAAGCTCAAGGCCGACTCCCTCAACGGCATGCCGGTGGCCACCAGCAAAATGACAGTCTCCGAGTACCTGGGGTACTGGCTGCTCAACGTCGCCAGAGGCAAGGTCCGGCGGACGACCTACGTCAATTACGAGTCCCTCGTCCGCAACTACGTCACACCGGAGTTCGGCAGGAAAAAGCTGGTCCGGCTCACCGCCCGTGACATCCGGGCGTTCCTCGTGAAGACGGCCGCTACCTGCCAGTGCTGCGCGCAAGGTAAGGACAAGGGGCGCCCGGAGCACAAGCGGCGCTGCTGCGCCCTGGGGAGGTGCTGCAACAAGTTCCCGTCTGATCGGACGGTGCGCTTCTTGCTCGTGCTCCTGCGTGCCGCCCTTCAGCACGCCGTACGTGAGGACGAGCTGCCCCGCAACGTGGCCCGGAACGTGGAGCTGGGCATGGGAACGAAGCGTTCGATCGAACCGCTCACGGTCAGGGAGGGGCGTCAGCTCCTGGCGGCGGCTCGGGACAACCGGCTGTGGGCCGCGTATGAGCTGGCGGTCCGTATCGGTCTTCGACGGGGTGAGCTGCTGGGGCTGCGTTGGGTGGACGTGGATCTCCACGAAGGGGTCCTCACCGTTCGGCAGGCTCTCCAGAGGGTCGGCGGTGAGCTACTGATCGTCGCGCCCAAGACTCAGCGCTCGGCCCGTCGCGTTGCCCTGCCGCAGGAGTGCGTGACCGCGCTCCGCGCCCAGCGGGCTCAGCAGATCGCCGATCGAAAGGCTGCGGGCAACAACTGGAAGGGGACCGGCCACGGCCTCGTCTTCACCACCAAGAACGGCACACCTATCGAGCCGCGCAACCTCAATCGGTCGTTCGAGGTGCTGTGCGTCCGGTCCGACGTACGAAGGGTCCGCTTCCACGACTTGCGGCACACGTGCGCGTCTCTGCTCCACGAACAGGGTGCGGACGCCCGCATGATCATGGAAGTACTCGGCCACAGCTCGATCCGCGTGACCATGGACATCTACACCTTCGTGCGGCTCGACTCCCAGCGCTCCGCTTTCGATCGCGTTGGGGATGCGCTGAGGGATGACGGCACTGGGCCGGACGATGACGGCGGCACGGCTGGTGATCCGGTAGCTGTCTGA
- a CDS encoding SCO5717 family growth-regulating ATPase has product MTPAPDKKQDRRPPYQHAADELRREIMQGRFKPGEQMPPVRELQERFGVANMTARSALNVLRDEGLIYTIHGRGSFVADVAVGDGTGEFAIDYTPPAWYLANDPEREPTDGESEGSEPGASKTAPPSLAEVLTALRDEIRVLSAEHQELRREVEELKKARRDPRS; this is encoded by the coding sequence ATGACTCCCGCGCCAGACAAGAAGCAGGACCGCCGGCCGCCGTATCAGCACGCAGCCGACGAGCTCCGGCGCGAGATCATGCAAGGCCGCTTCAAGCCCGGTGAGCAGATGCCGCCCGTCCGCGAGCTGCAAGAACGCTTCGGGGTCGCCAACATGACCGCGAGAAGCGCCCTGAACGTGCTGCGGGACGAGGGACTGATCTACACCATTCACGGCCGGGGCAGCTTCGTCGCTGATGTCGCAGTCGGCGATGGCACGGGCGAATTCGCCATCGACTACACCCCGCCCGCCTGGTACCTGGCCAACGACCCCGAACGTGAGCCGACGGACGGCGAGAGCGAGGGCAGCGAGCCCGGGGCTTCCAAAACGGCCCCGCCCTCCCTCGCCGAAGTACTCACCGCGTTGCGCGATGAGATCCGCGTACTCAGCGCCGAGCATCAGGAGTTGCGCCGGGAAGTCGAGGAGCTGAAGAAGGCTCGACGCGATCCGCGGTCCTGA